In Fluviicola taffensis DSM 16823, the following are encoded in one genomic region:
- the arsB gene encoding ACR3 family arsenite efflux transporter codes for MSANNCAPAAERQKLSFLDRFLTLWIFLAMGIGISIGYFIPSTGKFINSFSSGTTNVPLAIGLILMMIPPLTKVQFSKIPKVMGKPKLLMVSFFITWIVGPFLMFSLAVLFLKDYPEYMTGLIIIGLAPCIAMVIVWNELAEGNRELVAGLVGINSLLQVFFFSLYAYFYLEIVLPLFGVNALKIDITIVEIAKTVGVYLGIPFAIAVISRFALIRLKGEEWFKNKYLPFISPITLIALLFTIVVMFSLKGEMIVRIPMDVVRVAIPLIIFFAIMFFLMFLVGKWAGANYSDNAALSFTASGNNFELAIAVAIGVFGINSGEAFAGVIGPLVEVPALIIMVRIAFWLKKKLYSKA; via the coding sequence ATGTCAGCAAATAATTGTGCTCCTGCAGCTGAGCGACAAAAATTGAGTTTTCTCGATCGATTTTTAACTCTTTGGATTTTTCTAGCTATGGGAATTGGAATTTCAATAGGGTATTTTATTCCTTCTACTGGAAAGTTTATCAACTCGTTTTCAAGTGGTACAACGAATGTTCCTTTGGCAATAGGTTTGATTTTGATGATGATTCCACCATTGACGAAAGTACAATTCTCTAAAATTCCAAAAGTAATGGGCAAACCCAAATTACTAATGGTGTCATTTTTTATCACTTGGATTGTAGGGCCGTTTTTAATGTTTAGTTTGGCGGTTTTGTTCTTGAAAGATTATCCTGAATACATGACAGGCCTCATCATTATTGGCTTGGCACCATGTATCGCAATGGTAATTGTGTGGAACGAATTGGCTGAAGGTAATAGGGAATTAGTTGCTGGATTGGTCGGAATCAACAGTTTGTTACAGGTGTTTTTCTTTAGCTTATACGCTTATTTTTACTTGGAAATTGTCTTGCCATTGTTTGGAGTAAATGCCTTGAAAATCGATATTACCATCGTTGAAATTGCTAAAACGGTAGGTGTTTACCTCGGAATTCCGTTTGCAATAGCTGTTATTAGTCGCTTTGCCTTGATTCGTTTGAAAGGCGAAGAATGGTTCAAAAACAAGTACTTGCCGTTCATTTCACCCATCACCTTAATCGCTTTATTATTTACCATTGTGGTGATGTTCAGTTTGAAAGGAGAAATGATTGTTCGTATACCTATGGATGTCGTTCGTGTGGCCATTCCATTGATCATTTTCTTTGCGATTATGTTCTTTTTAATGTTTTTGGTGGGAAAATGGGCTGGAGCGAATTATTCTGACAATGCGGCGTTATCATTTACTGCTTCAGGTAACAATTTCGAATTGGCAATTGCAGTCGCAATCGGTGTTTTTGGGATTAATTCTGGTGAAGCCTTTGCTGGCGTCATTGGTCCTCTAGTAGAAGTTCCTGCCTTGATCATCATGGTGCGGATTGCATTTTGGTTGAAAAAGAAATTATACAGCAAAGCATAA
- a CDS encoding YtxH domain-containing protein translates to MVEKDKNNQKKTGSSATGKVVGALVAGAAVGVAVGILTAPKKGSKTRAKILDDAKDLASTLKTKAAEFKEKGNKE, encoded by the coding sequence ATGGTTGAAAAAGACAAAAATAACCAGAAAAAGACGGGTTCAAGCGCTACTGGAAAAGTAGTGGGAGCTTTGGTTGCGGGAGCGGCTGTTGGAGTGGCTGTTGGAATTTTGACTGCGCCCAAAAAGGGAAGTAAAACCAGAGCTAAGATTTTGGATGATGCGAAGGATTTGGCAAGCACGCTAAAGACAAAAGCAGCAGAATTTAAGGAAAAAGGGAACAAGGAATAA
- a CDS encoding VWA domain-containing protein — protein sequence MRELNYVIELMNAFSFCNQTWYFDATKLQGAVYTSSKKLNENYFYCDKTMHKGWISYTGLEEKFRFPEITPNAEKMIPAYQADYIPWLEAKETVFKSMAKNKKLFEPIAPILISYVAATDSLFKTHEALNNYITEKIFRSDNEFRHARDILIAHDNWFEQCYLLFKQLDKALVDYTNEYYSPLKTHGELQQGLQELNLTMKLLTEWENELYLENSSNNAKHDTVLRSLNESGLKKDSLYLYKTKGYGYLSSGFWLHTRYRTFYTSMRSTIYWYASSKGTPEPYIKPSQKYYNDFVRSYNSVTDDYNDYIAISDALTYWETASCCLSRSEIDTNQNVLLMAPRLPYKFEYEEKKQEEKDSIPSEVHPDALLISKAQPHHLVYLLDASSSMNESGKLTHLKENASYLVQIQRAIDQISIVTFSGKSQVLMQAIPCDQKKHILEKIDHIHAFGQTNIQSGFETVKTLLSSSKLQKGVNSVLLLTDGEFQLKEETLAIINQLKANEIGICFVYLGEPLKKKTTKALEKKYSDLGVIFYDTNRIDLKEALLKIATE from the coding sequence ATGAGGGAACTGAACTACGTTATAGAACTCATGAACGCATTCAGTTTTTGCAATCAAACCTGGTATTTTGATGCAACTAAACTCCAAGGAGCAGTTTATACTAGTTCAAAAAAGTTGAATGAAAATTATTTTTATTGCGATAAAACCATGCACAAAGGCTGGATTTCTTATACTGGATTAGAAGAAAAGTTTCGTTTCCCAGAAATCACTCCGAATGCAGAAAAAATGATTCCTGCTTATCAAGCAGATTACATTCCCTGGCTGGAAGCGAAGGAAACTGTTTTCAAGTCAATGGCGAAAAACAAAAAACTATTTGAACCCATCGCTCCCATTTTAATAAGCTATGTAGCAGCTACTGACAGTTTATTTAAAACGCATGAAGCTCTGAACAACTATATTACTGAAAAAATATTCCGTTCGGACAATGAATTCAGGCATGCACGAGATATTCTCATAGCACACGACAATTGGTTCGAACAATGTTACCTCCTGTTTAAGCAGCTCGACAAAGCTTTGGTGGATTATACCAATGAGTATTATTCTCCTTTGAAAACACATGGTGAATTACAACAAGGACTGCAAGAACTGAATTTAACAATGAAGCTCTTAACTGAGTGGGAAAATGAATTGTACCTAGAAAATTCTTCAAATAATGCCAAACACGATACAGTATTGCGATCATTGAATGAAAGTGGATTGAAAAAAGATTCACTTTATCTCTACAAAACAAAAGGATATGGATATTTATCAAGTGGATTTTGGTTGCATACCAGGTACCGTACTTTTTACACTTCCATGCGCAGTACTATTTATTGGTACGCTTCTTCCAAAGGAACTCCCGAACCTTATATCAAACCGTCTCAGAAGTATTACAACGACTTTGTTCGAAGTTACAATTCAGTGACAGATGATTACAACGACTACATTGCTATTTCAGATGCTTTGACATATTGGGAAACGGCTTCTTGTTGCCTGTCTCGATCTGAAATAGACACGAATCAGAACGTATTGCTGATGGCACCTCGATTACCCTACAAATTTGAGTATGAAGAGAAAAAACAAGAAGAAAAAGACTCTATTCCATCTGAGGTGCATCCAGATGCACTTTTGATTAGCAAAGCCCAACCTCATCACTTAGTGTATTTACTAGATGCTTCATCTTCCATGAATGAATCCGGAAAATTGACTCATTTGAAAGAAAACGCTTCATATTTGGTGCAAATACAGCGAGCAATAGACCAAATTTCTATTGTCACCTTCTCTGGGAAATCACAAGTGTTAATGCAAGCAATTCCATGTGATCAAAAAAAACATATTCTTGAAAAGATTGATCATATTCATGCTTTTGGTCAAACAAATATTCAAAGCGGATTTGAAACGGTAAAAACGCTTTTATCTTCCTCTAAACTTCAAAAAGGTGTAAATTCTGTCTTGCTTCTAACTGATGGTGAATTTCAGCTCAAAGAAGAAACACTGGCAATCATCAACCAATTAAAAGCAAATGAAATTGGAATTTGTTTCGTTTACTTGGGAGAACCTTTAAAAAAAAAGACCACAAAAGCACTTGAAAAAAAATATTCAGATCTTGGAGTCATTTTCTACGATACGAATCGGATTGATTTGAAAGAGGCGCTTTTGAAGATCGCAACGGAGTAA
- a CDS encoding protein-tyrosine-phosphatase encodes MYSKVRNYLDDLKNQFDSISVERKEILTKIANYIRSKKELGKSTDLVYICTHNSRRSHFGQVWAKAASDYYRIEDVNTFSGGTEVTSFNRNAIDALLRVGFEMKQMSDSENPVYHVFHDDGEPSICFSKVYDNPKNPSSEFAAIMTCSDAEENCPFIPGVELRIGTTYDDPKEFDNTPFQDQKYDERCKQIALETLYAFSLAN; translated from the coding sequence ATGTATTCTAAAGTAAGGAACTATCTAGATGATTTGAAGAATCAATTTGATTCGATCTCAGTTGAAAGAAAGGAAATTTTGACAAAAATAGCCAACTATATCCGCTCAAAAAAGGAGCTAGGAAAATCAACTGATTTAGTTTACATCTGCACTCATAACTCACGCAGAAGCCATTTTGGACAAGTATGGGCAAAAGCAGCATCCGATTATTATAGGATCGAAGATGTAAATACATTTTCAGGAGGAACAGAAGTGACTTCGTTCAATCGAAATGCAATTGATGCTTTGCTACGAGTAGGTTTTGAAATGAAGCAAATGAGTGATTCAGAAAATCCAGTTTATCATGTTTTTCACGATGATGGTGAGCCTAGCATTTGCTTTTCAAAAGTTTATGATAATCCTAAAAATCCAAGTTCTGAATTTGCAGCAATCATGACCTGCAGCGATGCAGAGGAAAATTGCCCGTTTATTCCAGGAGTTGAACTTAGAATAGGAACAACTTATGACGATCCCAAAGAGTTTGATAATACTCCTTTTCAAGATCAAAAATACGATGAGCGTTGTAAGCAAATAGCTTTAGAAACGCTTTATGCTTTTTCATTAGCCAATTAA
- a CDS encoding hemerythrin domain-containing protein: MKEKQKAQLGTIRLTDRLLEERLKNLPHLDSSSIALNELISLVKEGVTEFPKELIQQVAIQDLLNALKKSHGIYLNIKLPEIEQSIYNLYSKQTNSDNVLLMLCGFFISYQKKLVAHIQYEEVFLFPYIQSLLEFQKSGTAIDRERFGNFTLKQFFDNHSNLEEDLNDVRSKITENIDGLKTPLAFRIFMIQLEHFEKDLAIHAVLEDDVLLPRLVEMEIHLLG, from the coding sequence ATGAAGGAAAAACAAAAAGCTCAATTGGGAACTATCCGCTTGACAGATCGTTTGTTAGAAGAACGTCTGAAAAATTTGCCCCATTTGGATTCTTCGTCAATTGCATTGAATGAACTCATTAGTTTGGTAAAAGAAGGAGTAACGGAATTCCCAAAAGAACTGATTCAGCAAGTAGCAATCCAAGATTTGTTGAATGCGCTCAAGAAATCTCATGGAATCTATTTGAATATCAAGCTTCCTGAAATTGAGCAATCGATTTACAACTTATACAGCAAACAAACCAATTCCGACAATGTTTTACTGATGCTTTGTGGCTTTTTCATTTCTTATCAGAAGAAGTTGGTGGCACACATTCAGTACGAAGAAGTCTTTTTATTTCCTTATATTCAATCCTTGCTTGAGTTTCAAAAATCAGGAACAGCAATTGATCGCGAACGATTTGGGAACTTTACCTTGAAGCAGTTTTTTGACAATCATTCGAACTTGGAAGAAGACTTGAACGATGTTCGGAGTAAAATCACAGAGAATATTGACGGATTAAAAACTCCGTTGGCATTCCGCATTTTCATGATACAGTTGGAGCATTTTGAAAAAGATTTGGCCATTCATGCTGTTTTGGAAGATGATGTGCTTCTACCGAGATTAGTGGAGATGGAAATTCATTTGCTTGGCTAA
- a CDS encoding helix-turn-helix domain-containing protein, with protein MVEFQEELSTEQKSQFKERILKFGFEVLDPANSQLLDRISAMIVELIYKHTEMPRGDYPVYLIDKLKFDYSEITNLFSEVHGINLPQYITIQQVERIKEMLLYEDLKVKEIAVLLHYRNGAQLTRTFKKITGLTPFYFKKLKEKRLEVRTENKSE; from the coding sequence ATGGTTGAATTTCAAGAAGAATTATCCACAGAACAGAAATCGCAATTTAAGGAACGCATTTTGAAATTTGGATTTGAAGTTTTGGACCCTGCCAATAGTCAGTTGTTGGATCGGATTTCAGCAATGATTGTGGAGTTGATCTATAAGCATACGGAAATGCCAAGAGGGGATTATCCAGTCTATTTGATTGATAAATTGAAATTCGATTATTCGGAGATCACTAATTTGTTTTCTGAAGTTCACGGGATTAATTTACCTCAATACATTACGATACAGCAAGTGGAGCGTATCAAGGAAATGCTTTTGTATGAAGATTTGAAAGTAAAGGAGATTGCTGTATTGCTTCATTATCGGAATGGGGCACAGTTAACAAGAACATTTAAAAAGATTACAGGCTTGACTCCCTTTTATTTCAAAAAACTAAAGGAAAAACGGTTGGAAGTTCGGACAGAAAATAAATCTGAATGA
- a CDS encoding thioredoxin family protein, whose product MKLTFLAFVALLSSTSFGQITFEHGTLEEALAKAKTAKKPLFVDVYATWCGPCKQMAATAFVDPEVTAFYNKSFISLKLDGEKNDGPSVMQKYGISAYPTLLYFNANGELAGKVVGALQAKQLLSKGQEIVNPEGNPVFAATKVYNKSKKKQTDLKTYVQVLSVNEHDSLPKYAEEYYKKYPNLNLKDSVELKVFLAAVHDYKSPLSKQFLNDEQNVKNQEAYLGKINDYFMTTYQAAKTANSFEMMENMVVEIFPYLQKCNIPDLPSQADYLVYVKEQFGK is encoded by the coding sequence ATGAAACTAACATTCCTTGCATTTGTAGCTTTGTTAAGCTCAACCTCATTTGGTCAAATAACCTTCGAACACGGAACACTAGAAGAAGCATTGGCCAAAGCGAAAACTGCCAAAAAACCACTTTTTGTAGATGTTTATGCAACTTGGTGTGGACCCTGTAAACAAATGGCTGCAACAGCATTTGTGGATCCAGAGGTAACTGCTTTTTACAATAAAAGTTTCATTTCTTTGAAATTAGACGGTGAAAAGAATGATGGGCCAAGCGTGATGCAGAAGTATGGCATCTCAGCGTATCCTACTTTATTGTATTTCAATGCGAATGGAGAATTAGCAGGGAAAGTTGTTGGAGCTTTGCAGGCGAAACAATTGCTTTCTAAAGGGCAAGAGATTGTTAATCCAGAAGGAAATCCGGTGTTTGCAGCAACAAAAGTTTACAACAAATCCAAAAAGAAACAGACTGATTTAAAAACGTATGTTCAAGTATTAAGCGTCAATGAACACGATTCTTTGCCAAAATATGCTGAGGAATACTACAAAAAGTATCCAAATTTGAATTTAAAAGATTCGGTTGAATTGAAAGTGTTTTTGGCTGCAGTGCACGATTATAAATCCCCTTTGAGCAAACAATTCTTGAATGATGAGCAGAATGTGAAAAATCAAGAAGCTTATTTAGGGAAAATCAATGATTATTTCATGACGACTTATCAAGCTGCTAAAACGGCTAATAGCTTCGAAATGATGGAAAATATGGTTGTCGAAATTTTTCCGTACCTGCAAAAATGTAACATTCCAGATTTACCTTCACAAGCAGACTATTTGGTGTATGTAAAAGAGCAATTTGGAAAGTAA
- a CDS encoding LolA family protein, with translation MKKAILFGLLSLTFLSFGQTPEDIIEKINAKLATVKDYTVNAHIDANIPMIQIMPSKAKIYFKQKDKFKIESKGITILPKQGFTELNTFLSDKSKYTAVFGDSLEIRGVDTRLINIIPNSSSGEIILAKIWVDQKNSVIMRSQVTTQSNGTVKTDYKYGAQLSFGLPSELKFEIDVKKFKMPKSVAADINKTSTDKKKTKSKPKSKGIITITLTDYVVNAGLNDSFFKEKKSK, from the coding sequence ATGAAAAAAGCAATTCTGTTCGGTCTGTTGTCTCTGACATTTCTGTCATTTGGACAAACGCCGGAAGATATTATTGAAAAAATCAATGCGAAGTTAGCAACAGTTAAAGATTATACTGTGAACGCGCATATTGATGCAAATATTCCAATGATTCAAATCATGCCTTCTAAAGCAAAGATTTATTTCAAGCAAAAGGATAAATTCAAAATTGAATCGAAAGGAATTACCATTTTGCCGAAGCAAGGATTTACTGAACTCAATACGTTTTTGTCTGATAAGTCAAAGTATACTGCTGTTTTTGGAGATTCGTTAGAGATTCGAGGCGTTGATACTAGATTGATTAATATTATTCCCAATTCGAGTTCGGGAGAAATCATTTTGGCAAAGATTTGGGTGGATCAAAAGAATTCGGTCATTATGCGTTCTCAAGTGACCACTCAGAGTAATGGAACAGTCAAAACGGATTACAAATACGGGGCTCAGTTGAGTTTTGGTTTGCCAAGTGAGTTGAAATTTGAAATTGATGTAAAGAAGTTTAAAATGCCCAAAAGTGTTGCTGCGGATATCAACAAAACTTCCACTGATAAGAAAAAGACCAAGTCAAAACCAAAATCCAAGGGGATAATTACGATTACTTTGACAGATTATGTGGTCAATGCAGGTTTAAATGACAGTTTTTTCAAAGAAAAAAAGTCTAAATAA
- a CDS encoding ArsR/SmtB family transcription factor yields MGATKTDHFTDEQNRLASMMKAMGHPARIAIMEYLIEVDTCICGDIVNVVSLAQPTVSQHLKELKTAGLIKGSIEGTSICYCVDKEAIAELQSYLANATLQLENKEKPCC; encoded by the coding sequence ATGGGTGCGACTAAAACAGACCACTTTACGGATGAACAAAACAGATTAGCCAGTATGATGAAAGCCATGGGGCATCCAGCACGTATTGCCATAATGGAATACCTCATAGAAGTGGATACTTGCATTTGTGGAGATATTGTGAATGTAGTGTCTTTGGCTCAGCCAACAGTTTCACAGCATTTAAAAGAGCTCAAAACTGCTGGATTAATCAAAGGGAGCATCGAAGGAACTTCCATTTGCTATTGTGTAGATAAAGAAGCAATTGCTGAATTACAAAGCTACTTAGCGAATGCAACTCTTCAATTAGAAAATAAAGAAAAACCCTGTTGTTAA
- a CDS encoding porin family protein gives MNKILFFAAIFGGISANVSAQEDSKWDRREKFTIGVKAGANLSNVWDSEGEDFDADAKLGFAGGVFVGIPIGKFIGVQPEILFSQKGFRASGTLLGTSYSYTKTTSYLDVPLLFQVKPLSFLTMLVGPQFAFQVSERNVYTFGSNSSAQQEEFENDNIRKNTLGINVGFDINISHVVVSGRACWDLQNNRGDGTSTTPRYRNQFVQLTIGFKL, from the coding sequence ATGAATAAAATACTATTTTTTGCAGCAATATTCGGTGGAATTTCAGCTAATGTTTCTGCACAAGAAGATTCAAAATGGGATCGTCGCGAGAAGTTTACAATTGGTGTGAAAGCAGGTGCAAATTTATCAAACGTGTGGGATTCAGAAGGTGAAGATTTTGATGCGGATGCAAAATTAGGATTCGCAGGAGGTGTTTTTGTGGGGATTCCAATTGGGAAATTTATTGGAGTGCAACCTGAGATTCTCTTTTCTCAAAAAGGATTTAGAGCATCAGGAACATTACTTGGAACCTCTTATTCTTATACAAAAACAACCAGTTACTTGGATGTGCCGTTGCTATTTCAAGTAAAACCATTGAGCTTCCTAACGATGCTTGTTGGCCCTCAGTTTGCTTTTCAGGTAAGTGAAAGAAACGTATACACGTTTGGAAGTAATAGCTCTGCACAGCAAGAAGAGTTTGAAAACGATAATATTCGTAAAAACACATTGGGTATTAATGTGGGATTTGATATTAACATTTCTCATGTAGTTGTTTCTGGAAGAGCCTGTTGGGATCTTCAAAATAACAGAGGTGATGGAACTTCGACAACTCCTCGCTATAGAAATCAATTTGTGCAACTTACAATTGGATTTAAGCTTTAA
- a CDS encoding lmo0937 family membrane protein produces the protein MKGILSTLAILIVIGWAIGYFRYHVEGFFFHLTLVVALVSLFLQFLPTKITGK, from the coding sequence GTGAAAGGTATACTAAGCACATTGGCCATTCTTATAGTTATTGGTTGGGCAATTGGGTATTTCCGATATCATGTGGAAGGTTTCTTCTTTCACCTCACGTTAGTGGTTGCATTGGTGTCACTTTTTTTACAATTTCTTCCAACCAAAATTACTGGCAAATGA
- a CDS encoding peptidase M23, translated as MKKSILSIITFTVFSFLITSCTSRPDSGKVENAAEDVQDAKDDLDKANSEYAEEVMNYRAEVQQSIDENKQLVAELKNEKALAKKEEALARNEKIAAIEKRNRELELRMTDYKGDSKENWKEFKREFNNDMNELGKSFKDLGKDNVK; from the coding sequence ATGAAAAAATCAATTTTATCCATTATTACTTTTACAGTTTTTAGTTTTCTAATAACTAGTTGTACGTCTCGTCCAGACTCAGGAAAAGTTGAAAATGCAGCAGAAGATGTTCAAGATGCAAAAGATGATTTGGATAAAGCAAATAGCGAATATGCAGAAGAAGTGATGAATTATCGTGCAGAAGTGCAACAGAGTATAGATGAGAACAAGCAGTTAGTTGCTGAATTGAAGAACGAAAAAGCATTAGCGAAGAAAGAGGAAGCACTTGCTAGAAATGAGAAAATTGCTGCAATCGAAAAACGAAACAGAGAATTAGAATTGCGTATGACCGATTATAAAGGTGATAGCAAAGAAAACTGGAAAGAGTTTAAAAGAGAATTCAACAATGACATGAATGAATTAGGAAAATCGTTCAAAGATCTTGGAAAAGATAATGTAAAATAA
- a CDS encoding DUF6428 family protein: MKLSEIKAILPTLDNVSFQTPDGKFVPEHFHVTEVGSIQKHFIDCGGTIRKEQVVNFQLWNADDFDHRLKPTKLLNIIQLSEEKLGIEDDEIEVEYQSDTIGKYDLGFNGSHFILIPKTTACLASDACGIPQTKQKVNLVQLGGENGASCSPESGCCS, from the coding sequence ATGAAACTTTCAGAAATAAAAGCCATTTTACCAACGCTTGATAACGTATCATTTCAGACTCCAGACGGGAAATTCGTACCCGAACATTTTCATGTTACGGAAGTGGGCAGCATTCAAAAACACTTCATTGATTGTGGTGGGACTATTCGAAAAGAACAGGTAGTCAATTTCCAATTGTGGAATGCAGACGATTTTGATCACCGCTTGAAACCAACAAAACTGTTGAATATTATTCAACTTTCAGAAGAGAAACTAGGGATTGAAGATGATGAAATTGAAGTAGAGTACCAAAGTGATACCATTGGAAAATATGATTTAGGTTTTAACGGTTCGCATTTTATCTTAATCCCGAAAACAACAGCTTGCTTGGCATCCGATGCTTGTGGAATTCCACAAACGAAACAAAAAGTGAATTTGGTTCAATTAGGTGGTGAAAATGGCGCTAGTTGTTCGCCTGAAAGTGGTTGTTGTTCGTAA
- a CDS encoding ABC transporter ATP-binding protein: MEQQTIIKVQNLSKKFGSFEAVKNVSFTVNKGDVFGFLGPNGAGKSTTIRCLLSLISPDSGSIELFDKSLSKNRSEILANIGSIIEKPDFYKYLSAQKNLEIFARISGANVSKKEIAEMLDFVGLGDRAKHKVKGFSHGMKQRLGIAQTLLHKPELIILDEPTTGLDPQGIIEIRNLILRLKNEQNKTILLSSHQLSEIELIANRMVIINQGKSIVEGSVEELLNSEETLVRIEVDQVDSAIELIRMKFNPQEISRTSANELEVFISKKLVPEITKELVLAGFALHSIEPKRKLEDYFIKTIQS, translated from the coding sequence ATGGAACAACAAACCATTATCAAGGTTCAGAATTTATCTAAGAAATTTGGTTCCTTCGAAGCAGTGAAAAATGTTTCGTTTACGGTGAATAAAGGAGATGTTTTTGGGTTTTTAGGGCCAAATGGAGCAGGGAAGAGCACCACGATTCGATGTTTACTCTCGCTAATTAGTCCAGATAGTGGAAGCATTGAATTATTTGATAAATCACTGAGTAAAAACCGCTCTGAGATTTTGGCAAACATCGGTAGCATTATCGAAAAACCAGATTTCTACAAATATTTATCTGCACAAAAGAATTTGGAAATTTTTGCACGAATTTCTGGTGCAAATGTGTCGAAAAAAGAGATTGCAGAAATGCTAGATTTCGTTGGTTTAGGCGATCGGGCAAAACATAAAGTGAAAGGATTTTCTCATGGAATGAAACAACGCTTGGGAATCGCACAAACCTTGTTACACAAACCCGAATTAATCATCTTGGACGAACCAACAACTGGTTTGGATCCACAAGGAATTATTGAAATCCGAAATTTAATTCTTCGCTTGAAGAACGAACAAAATAAAACGATTTTACTGTCATCTCATCAATTATCTGAAATTGAATTAATAGCCAATCGAATGGTGATTATCAACCAAGGGAAATCGATTGTGGAAGGTTCTGTAGAAGAATTGTTGAATAGTGAAGAAACCCTTGTTCGAATAGAAGTAGATCAAGTAGATTCGGCCATTGAATTGATTCGCATGAAATTTAATCCGCAAGAAATCAGTCGAACTTCAGCGAACGAATTGGAAGTATTCATTTCGAAAAAGCTTGTTCCGGAAATTACCAAAGAATTGGTATTGGCAGGGTTTGCACTTCATTCCATCGAACCGAAGCGCAAACTAGAAGATTATTTCATTAAAACCATTCAGTCCTGA
- a CDS encoding lmo0937 family membrane protein, with translation MSGILNILIVVLVVGWLIGFFAFQVGGLLHLLLGLALIALVLRLLPVNRK, from the coding sequence ATGAGTGGTATATTAAACATACTGATAGTTGTATTGGTAGTGGGATGGTTGATCGGATTCTTTGCATTCCAAGTTGGTGGATTGCTTCATTTGCTTTTAGGGCTTGCATTAATTGCACTTGTTTTACGTCTTCTTCCAGTTAATCGAAAGTAA
- a CDS encoding ABC transporter permease encodes MLFKNTYNELIKILSKPRSYLGLGALTILIGIIIFAMKADGESMVSFVTASFEQTLSFNGKLVNGNLIAFIILQMLVVHIPLLIALVTGDLISGEAAMGTIRMLASKPISRTQIVLSKFIAGAIYTLVITLWLGILSLLVSHLVFGAGDLMVLNSDGLVILPEADILWRFGLAFGVAYLSLLTVATLSICLSAFAENSIGPIVATMAIIIVFTIIGSLDVSVFDSIKPYLFTTHMASWRSFFEEPVPFDQILNSVVILLIHIVLLVGITIFKFNKKDITS; translated from the coding sequence ATGCTTTTCAAGAACACATATAACGAATTGATCAAGATTCTTTCGAAACCCAGAAGCTATTTGGGATTGGGAGCTTTGACAATTTTAATAGGAATCATCATTTTTGCTATGAAAGCAGATGGTGAGTCTATGGTTTCTTTCGTAACAGCTAGTTTCGAGCAAACGCTTTCATTCAATGGAAAATTGGTCAATGGAAACTTAATTGCATTTATTATTTTGCAAATGTTGGTGGTACATATTCCGCTTTTAATTGCTTTGGTAACTGGGGATTTGATTTCAGGTGAGGCAGCTATGGGAACCATTCGCATGTTGGCCAGTAAACCTATTTCCAGAACACAAATTGTGCTTTCAAAATTTATAGCTGGCGCAATTTATACCCTTGTCATTACTCTTTGGTTAGGAATTTTATCACTATTGGTTTCGCACCTTGTTTTTGGAGCTGGAGATTTGATGGTTCTAAATAGCGATGGGTTGGTTATTTTGCCTGAAGCAGATATTTTATGGAGATTTGGACTTGCTTTTGGCGTGGCTTATTTGTCCTTGCTCACCGTTGCAACACTTTCCATTTGTTTATCGGCTTTTGCTGAAAATTCTATCGGACCAATCGTTGCAACAATGGCCATTATCATTGTTTTTACAATCATCGGAAGTTTGGACGTAAGTGTGTTTGATTCCATCAAACCGTATTTGTTTACTACCCACATGGCTTCTTGGCGAAGTTTCTTCGAAGAGCCTGTTCCTTTCGATCAGATTCTGAATTCTGTCGTTATTTTACTCATTCACATTGTGTTATTGGTAGGCATTACGATTTTCAAGTTTAACAAAAAAGACATTACATCCTGA